ATATTGATATCCACACTAGATTATAAGAAAcctatataatctttaaaaaacacgGATTTAACTTTATAGATACTAGCTCTATTGTTTTTCTCCATAGAATCTATGACGACTTAGTTTCCATAGAAGCTTTCTCACAGCTTCCTTAATTTCCTTATTCCTTAGGCTGTATATGATGGGGTTCAAAGATGGAGGCAATACACAATAGAATACAGACACCAAAAAATCCACAAGATGTGGGGAATCAGGGACTGGCTTCAGATAGGCCATGGTACCTGTCACAATAAATGTCGTTACAACTATGAGATGGGGGGTACAAGTGGAAAAGACTTTCAACCACCCTTGTAATGATGGTATTCTCAGCACTgtattgaaaatgtaaatatatgaaaacccaATGGACACCAAACAGGAAAGTGCATACACTACTCCAATTGCCACACTGATGTCCATAGTGACATGAGTCTTTGAGCAAGAGATCTTCAGTAGGGAGGGGACATCACAGAAAAACTGAGGAAGTTTCCTAGAGCcacagaaagataaagagaaagtgCCAGCTGAACATAAGACCCCAAAGATACTCCCAAGAATCCAGGAGGTAACTGTCATCCCCACACAGACTCTCCTGTTCATGATGACATTGTAGTGCAGGGGATGACAGATGGCCACATAACGGTCATAGGACATGGCTGTTAGAATGAAAAGCTCACACCCAGCAAAGTGAATCACCAGCAACACCTGTAATATGCATCCCAagaaagaaattgttttcttGTGAGATAAAGTGTTCATAATAAATTTTGGAACTGTAATTGAAATGAGGCAGACATCAAAAAGTGATAAGTGCttcaggaagaagtacatgggagtGTGAAGACTCTGATCCACAGTGATCAGGATGAAAATGAGAAGATTTCCCACTAGAGTTGCCAGgtaaataagcaaaaacagaaatccGTGCATCATCTGGAGCTCCCTGGTGGCAGAGACGTCCATGAGGAAGAATTCCATTACTGCTGAGTGGTTGGTCATGTTTTCCACTCATGGTAATGCACATCCTCACTCTACAGGAAACAAAGGAGAGTAAAGACATAAGGTTTATGTTATGTCCTTCTCCTTTCCAATACT
This genomic stretch from Suricata suricatta isolate VVHF042 unplaced genomic scaffold, meerkat_22Aug2017_6uvM2_HiC HiC_scaffold_363, whole genome shotgun sequence harbors:
- the LOC115285057 gene encoding olfactory receptor 14K1-like — encoded protein: MTNHSAVMEFFLMDVSATRELQMMHGFLFLLIYLATLVGNLLIFILITVDQSLHTPMYFFLKHLSLFDVCLISITVPKFIMNTLSHKKTISFLGCILQVLLVIHFAGCELFILTAMSYDRYVAICHPLHYNVIMNRRVCVGMTVTSWILGSIFGVLCSAGTFSLSFCGSRKLPQFFCDVPSLLKISCSKTHVTMDISVAIGVVYALSCLVSIGFSYIYIFNTVLRIPSLQGWLKVFSTCTPHLIVVTTFIVTGTMAYLKPVPDSPHLVDFLVSVFYCVLPPSLNPIIYSLRNKEIKEAVRKLLWKLSRHRFYGEKQ